GGTTGCCAAACCCTGAAGATCTCAAGAGAGATGTCTCTGAAGAGAATCTTGCCATGAAACCTGAGTGCCCAGAAGATGAGTTTGTAGTTCTCAATCCCAGAGAAAGTGTTCACTGGATCCACCAATGTTATATCATCCCTGAAAACCCAACAGCAAAGAATCTATAATTTCTAGTCTTTTCAACGAAAAGGTTTCTCCTTTACTAGTTTAAAGAAGGATTGAATGATTGATTAGTAggaagatgaggaagaagacctGTAAATGTCGTAATTGAGATCTTTGGTGAAGAGCAAAGGCAAATCTTCACGAAGGGTACGTATCGCTAGACCGAGATTGATGTAGAACTCATCTTTGCCATGCTGCTGGTGCTTATCCTGTCCACTCGGCATGGTCTTAACCTGCGCACCTGGAGCAGGAGGAGCCTGGACGGGAAGAGTTAGCAGAGAGAGGCTATCTTCTTCGAAATTGTAGCTactggaagaagaagaagaagatgatgagatgGATAGAGAATGGGTGGAAATGGGTTTCTCTTTGATGGATTTTCCAGTTTGAAGAAGGAATGAAGGAGAGAGATTCGGGAGAAGAAACGCCATAGCTAGCTGAGCTTCTATTgtcttcactttttttttcgCACGGCGAAGAATCAGACAGGGGAAGAGGATGATGCACGAAGTGCTTTGGTGGAAGATAAACAGCTGTTCGTATTTTGAGTGGTAACCAAACCTTCGccttgttttgtctttttctttcttctgactTCCTAATTATCTATTGGGAGAATTTGGCCGATATTCATAAGGAGGAAAAGAATGTAATATATAGCCATGCTACAGTATGTATCGATGGATGCGACAGGTTTGGTGAAGATTTCCCGAAACGGACCTTCATGGCGCGTGTGCGTGATGAAGCAGTAAGTAGTAAAAGACATGTGGCTAATTGCAGTGTACCAAACCTATACATGAAATAGTTAGTCATTTAGTATCCTAACCAGatgaaaataattcaaaatcagGGAAGTTCCCGCTCTTAACAAATATATGGCTAATATTCTTTCATTTATTAAAGGCCAGCTATAAACCATACTGCTTCTAGGTTAACAATAGACAGTGGAAAGGTGAAAAATGtcggaagaagaagagagcggCAGAGTAAAAGCACTAGGAGACAACGTTGAGGTTTGGATCGTTCCACATTAAAGTGCTTTTATTACTTCGATTAAAGTAGGTTTCGGTTGGTAATACGATAAGGAGGGTAACGTATATAAGGACAGATAGATCCAAACTTGATCTGCTTTCATCATCTGTTTTATATACTAAATCTAGATCAGTATAGAAATTTGATCATTTTTAACGATATAGCTTAGCATAAATGAAATAAATCAGACGACTAGACTATATACTTCATAATGATATCACGGAATGAAACTAAACAAGTGTTTGTAAACGTTTGTGTGCAGATGACAGAGATGTGGGATCAGGACAACGTGAATCTGATAACGGGATACTGGGTGCGTGAGGAAGACGGGAAATGGATATTCGACTCCGTTGCAGAAGAACGAAGGCAACACATTCTCTTGAATCCGTTCATGGAATATGAAGACTTAGTGAAAATGGTGAAAGATACACTACGCATCGTCGAACCAAACGTGACAGTCAAACTTTCATACCAATATCCCCCATGGATGCAGATTGACGATGGTGATGGGTCAACACCGCAATTCATATCAGATGACTATGACGTTGAAGAGTTTGTGCTAATGAGGCGCAAAATCGAGGAGGTTAACTTGTTTGTCACCATCTCAGTGCATATAAACGAAGGCGCAACAGGGGAAATGAAAACGCCATTTACGAAGGGTCCACATCAACCCGTGATCCGACCCGTAGATGAAGATGGGTCTGAAAACGATGAAGAGGTGGAGGAAGAGTGGCTAGAGTTTGCGATCTCGGAAACACCGCTAACATGTCCATACCAAAAAAACGACGTTGGGGGTAGTTTCGCTGTTCCAAGAAGCCAGACTATTCCAAACAGAGAATGTGGAATAGTCATCCGTGAGCCGATACTTCACCTTGCTAGCCCTCCAAAGGAAGCACCATACAAGGGGAAAGGGAAAGCGATTGCAAGAGATGATGGCGAATATGCAGATGGGATGAATGTCCATATCACTCAGACGTCATCAAACAGAGGTCCATATGGAGGAAATGAGGAGAGCAGTCGAGCGGTCAGACGTCGCTTGTTTGACCAACCTTTTGAACCCGGTAACGGAGCTGTTGCAATTGAAGAACATGTCGCCGCGGAGCCCGAACGGATAGACGCGCCCAACATGACAGGAGAATCCGGGTTGGTCCCACATAGCAGCCTCTACACATGGACGCGATTTGCAAACACATTACATGAACTCCTCAATGATGAAAGCTCTGAACCAGTACTATTCGCAAGGGATGCGCCACCGGTTATTGACAGTTGCGAAGCTGATGGTTAGTAATATTATAGTCTATACTATAATATTGAATAGTCTGTCCTGTAAAATTGATTAGTAATATTATTATCTGTACAATAATATTGAATAGTGAATTAAATACTAATCCTTCTGTCCATGTATTGTAGGCATTGATGCAGCTTTAGAAGCGGTACCTTATGAAGGTGACAACCTGTTTGTTGGACAAGTATTCAAGTCAAAGAGCGACTGCAAAATCAAAATCGCTATTCATGCCATAAATAGGAAGTTTCACTTCAAGACAAAGCGCTCAACCCCAAATTTTATGGTTCTGATATGTGTTGCTATTGACTGTCCATGGCGCATCTACGCAGCAAAACTTGATGGCAGCGGCAACTTTCAGATAAGGCAAGCAACACTTAGGCACAGTTGTTCCGTTGATGCACGCAGAAACTACCACAAATTAGCAACGACCCAAGTCATTGGGGAGATAATACAATCTCGTTTCATTGGAATCAAGCGAGGGCCAACACCAGCAACAATAAGAAAAATGATGCTCGACGATTACAATGTTAACGTATCGTACTGGAAATCATGGCGTTCCCGTGAAATCGCAATGGAAAGTGTCTTAGGATCGATGGCTGGAAGCTACGCACTCATGCCGGCATACATGGGGCTGCTACAAATGACAAACCCAGGTTCCATTTGTGTACTAGAAAAGACTGAGACTACGGAAGGATGTATGCTTTTCAAGTATGCATTCATAGCTTTTGCCGCATCTGTTAGAGGGTACATGTACATGAGAAAAGTAATAATCCTCGATGGCACAAGTTTGAAAGGAAAATATGGAGGATGCTTAATGTCAGCTTCTGCCCAAGATgggaattttcaaattttcccACTTGCTTTCGGGATCGTTGATAGTGAgaatgatgcatcttgggagtGGTTCTTAACACAGTTGAAGTCTTTTGTCATGGATTCAGCCCAGTTGGTGTTTGTGTCAGACCGCCACGGAAGCATCTATAATGCAATTGCAAAGGTTAGTCCGTATGCTGTATACCATTCTATATAACAACGTTGCATAGTTTAACTAATCTTTATGCGAAAATATGATCCAGGTGTACCCTTCTGCGGAACATGCCGCATGCACCGTACACTTATGGAGAAATATTAAGGCGCGGTTCAAATCACCAAGACTGGCTTCTCTCATGGGAACTGCAGCAAGAGCATATACAGTGGAAGGATTCAATAAGGTGTTCATCGCTATTCAACGTCTGAGCCCTGGGTGTGCAGGATATTTAGTGGACATTGGTATACATGAAACTTATAAACTATTCTGCAATACATTATAAAATAGtcaatattttgaaacatctCTCTTTGCGCAGGTTTTGCTCACTGGACCCGTGCTCATTTTCAAGGCGACCGTTACAATATAATGGATTCGAATATTGCGGAGTCATGGAACGCGGTATTGAAAGAAGCTAGAGAGTTTCCCATGATTTCAATGTGTGAGTACATACGTACAACAATTATGAGTTGGTTTGCACTTCGGCGTGCAAAAGCTATGGAGCATAAGGGGACACTGACACCGAAGGTGAAACGCCAGGTTGAAATAAACTTTGAAGCCTCGACTTCGTTCGCGGTTTGTGGAATTAGTGAAACAGAGTTTCAAGTGATGTCCCAAACTGGAGAGTGTTTCTTGGTCAACCTCTTAGCCGGCACATGCTCATGCAATGCATTCGAGCAGTTACGTATTCCATGTCGTCATGCCGTCGCTGCAGCTGGGCGAGCAAATATACCAACTGAATCTTTGGTGGGAGCTGTGTATTATGCAGACACATGGCATAGTGCTTATGAAGGGAAGATTTACCCCATTCCATCAGTCGGTGGAAACGACTTAGGAGGTCAATTTGAAGGCGATCTATTACCCCCTGCGGTTAAGAGACCACCTGGGAGGCCTCGCAAAGTCCGCATATTGTCGAGGGGGGAAGAGAAGGTATGTATTTTTAGATATGAATATAGTATACTATAAGACTTCTTATAATAGTATAGTAAACGAAACGAAACTTTTGGGATGTGTAACAGCGTGCTGGAATGAAGGCATGTAGGAAATGCACAAGGTGCGGGGTTGAAGGCCACAACAGGGCCTCCTGCCGCAATGCCATATAAAAAAGTATGTAATGACGTGGGAAGGGAGTATGGAAGGTGGGCAAATGAAAAAGTTTTTGTGCCCGGCGCAGTCAGTGTTCCACTCCATCTGAACCGATGGAGTGATGTTTCGGTAACAACTACGGTGTTTTCAAGGTTCTAAAATACTGGTGTATACGCAAACACATTTGCGGTATACATAAGTATTTTAGACCATACCATAAGTTGTTAAAAATAAGCATCTGTAAAGAGTGTGTCGATGCGGTTGTAAATAGTTGCGCCGTAATGTAACCTTCTTTTGTGTAAGATAAATGAAAAGACCCGTATTCCCATCAGTGTTTAAAGTTAAAAGTTTCGGACAACAAGTAAATTTCAAGCAGTAACATACTAACATGACTTTGCATGGCAAACatgaagaaaaataagaagacaATATGAGTTGAAAACAGATAAACGTAAGAAATATATAAGATTATGAACACTTTTCACCACTACATTAGCAAAGAGGAAAAGCCAGTCTATATTATTGTTACTCATAGTATAGACAACGTAATAATCAATTAGGGGTTACAAACACACCTCGCTTTTCGTATATGTAACCTAATGATATGAATATGAAGTCAGACAGAATAAGAAACAGAGTCAACAACCGCAATTATAAAGCGACAGATGAAAAGAGACTAAGCCATAGATAATAAGATACTATCCATAATAGAGATGATATAGTATAGTTACTTCTATTGAAACAACAAGAATTACATGTGTGCAAAATAACAAGGATGTTATAGTTGGTGGAACGTACATATAAGAATAGAATACGAATAGAGGAAAAGGTCGAAAATGGTGAGATTGGGGGAAATATAGTAGAGACGGTATATGATACGTCAAATGGAAAATTGTAATAGACTATTCAATACTCATTTTAGTCTAAACAGATGCAAACATATGTCATATTAAATGTTAGAGTTATAGTGCCACAGTGACAGATCAAGAGGATTAAAACGAGAAACACAAGCATTATCAATAGACATATATGGAAACTGCAATGTTAAAAGCGGAATAACAGACTGATTAAACAACAACAGGGATAACATACAACACCAGTAcacaacaaattaaaaacaacagAAGAACAACAACATGTTATAAGCCGACTTATTTTCCAGCTGCTGCAGAACCGAAATTGATAGGAAAAAGTAAATATGCTGAACCACACATACTGAGTCCTTACTTGAAACAACGAGATGCAATGATTGCTGTTGCAACTATAAAACCAACCCAGGAGATTGACAAACAGTGGCGGATCATTTTCTCCCTCGCAGCCGCCTTTATCAATTCGACCTCCAGATTCTTATCGGGATCGACAGTAGGAACGTCGTCGTCGAAGCGGACTTGACTCTCCTGAAGAGTATTCCAATCCCGGAGGAGTTTAGCGTTTGCTGCTTTCAGCTGTCGAATTTCATCTCGTTGGCGGCGCATTATGTCTCGAGCTTCCAATAAGCTTGCCTTCTGCCACATGCATGCTTTCTCCTCGTCCGACCAAGCAACGAAAGTATGAACCTCACATCGGAAGTATAGCCGACCGGGATTGTCATCAGACCAGGATTTAGTTAACGAGGTCTTTCGACCACAATGACAAAGAGGTCCGCCGTTCTTGTTGCCCTCTGATAAACGAAAAGAATTGGCATCTGAATAATCACTAATGCTGGTTGCCATGGTTACAGAAGGAGGCGTGGAAAGGGAAAGTGATTTACTAGGGTTAAGAGGGGATGTGAGAGAAGATAGTGTGGACAAAAATGAAACACGTCGGCaaagtaaaacaaatatataactattataTAGTAGCCTAACAACAACGTAGCAATAAACGAAAGTATGACAATTACTACTAATTTTAAGGAAAACCATACTAAAGTTTCTTTGGAATAGTATACGTATATATGAGAAAAACATAAACTCTACTCACAATGTAATCCAACCTATAACCCATTACTATTATATACCGCTAACCCAAACATAAACTCTAACCATAAACACAAAACCAAATTTCACGAAAACATGTAATCCAAACTATATACAGGTAACAAAAAACTCATACTATTTTTCGTGTGGAATAGTATACGTATAGCGAATGAAAACCgttaaaccataaacccaaaccgtataacGTTAACCAAACCGTATAGACCCAAACcgcaaaccataaacccaaactgtatACCATTAACCCAAATCCTATATCAAAACGCTAGACCATACACCCAAGgaataaaccataaacccaatcAATAAACCATAAACAGAAACCATAAACTATATACACAAACCATTCGCTATACCTAAACCGAAACGCTATACCCCACACTCTAAACgataaacctaaacccaaacgctataccctaaacccaatctggaaaccataaacccaaaccgtaaaccataaacccaaaccgtataccgttaaccaaacatatatattgtgAAGGAAAACCAACTTATATTTCGTTTGGAATAGTTTAAGTATAGCTGAGAAAAACCGTTATCCGAAACTGTAAATCCTAAACCCGAGCCATTCGCTAAACCGTATACCAAAacgctaaaccctaaacccaaacactaaacgataaacccaaaccctaaacaataaaccctaaactcaaacgctataccctaaattcaaacaGTAAACCATAAACCTAAACTGGATACAGCTAACCCAAACACTATATCAAAACGCTAAACCATAAACCGAAGcaataaaccataaacccaatcAATAAACacaaaccataaaccataaacccaaaccatacgCTAAAATCGATACCCATACGTTATACATAAACCCAAACGATATACCCCACACTCTAAACAataaacctaaacccaaacgctataccctaaacccaaactggAAACCATAAACCGAAGccgtaaaccataaacccatacactaaaccctatacccaaactctaaacccttaacccatacactaaaccataaacccaaaccctaaataataaacataaaccCAAACagtataccataaacccaaactggaaaccataaacccaaaccgtaaaccataaacccatacactaaaccctatacccaaactctaaatcctaaacccatacactaaaccataaacccaaaccctaaacaatAAACTTAAACCCAAACggtataccataaacccaaactagaaaccataaacccaaaccgtaatcCCAAACCGTATACCGCTAACCCAAACATATCAAAACGCTAAACCATAAACCTAAACTGGATACAGCTAACCCAAACACTATATCAAAACGCTAAACCATAAACCGAAGcaataaaccataaacccaatcAATAAACacaaaccataaaccataaacccaaaccatacgCTAAAACCGATACCCATACGTTATACCAAACCCAAACGATATACCCCACACTCTAAACAataaacctaaacccaaacgctataccctaaacccaaactggaaaccataaacccaagccgtaaaccataaacccataCACTAAACCCTATAcacaaactctaaacccttaacccatacactaaaccataaacccaaaccctaaatactaaacataAACCCAAACagtataccataaacccaaactggaaaccataaacccaaaccgtaaaccataaacccataCACTAAACCTTATACCCAAagtctaaatcctaaacccataCACTAAgccataaacccaaaccctaaacaatAAACTTAAACCCAAACggtataccataaacccaaactagaaaccataaacccaaaccgtaatcccaaaccgtataccgctaacccaaacatatatattttgaaggaaaaccctaaatccaaaccatacgctaaaacctaaacccaaactctaaaccctaaacccatacactaaaccataaacccaaaccctaaacaataaacctaaacccaaacggTAACCGTTTaacataaacccaaaccgtataccacTAAACCCAAAATAGACATTTTGAAGGGAAACCATACTATATTTCGTTTGGAATAGTTTACATAAACCCGAACCATACACTAAACCCCCACCAAACGCTAAAcactaaatccaaaccctaaccAATAAACCTAAACAggaaaccataaacccaaactgcaaaccataaacccaaaccgcaaaccataaacccaaactgtatACCATTAACCCAAATCCTATATCAAAACGCTAGACCCTACACCCAAGgaaataaaccataaacccaatcAATAAACCATAAACAGAAACCATAAACTATATACACAAACCATACGCTATACCTAAACCGAAACGCTATACCCCACACTCTAAACgataaacctaaacccaaacgctataccctaaacccaatctggaaaccataaacccaaaccgtaaaccataaacccaaaccgtataccgttaaccaaacatatatattgtgAAGGAAAACCAACTTATATTTCGTTTGGAATAGTTTAAGTATAGCTGAGAAAAACCGTTATCCGAAACTGTAAATCCTAAACCCGAGCCATTCGCTAAACCGTATACCAAAacgctaaaccctaaacccaaacactaaacgataaacccaaaccctaaacaataaaccctaaactcaaacgctataccctaaatccaaacagTAAACCATAAACCTAAACTGGATACAGCTAACCCAAACACTATATCAAAACGCTAAACCATAAACCGAAGcaataaaccataaacccaatcAATAAACacaaaccataaaccataaacccaaaccatacgCTAAAAACCGATACCCATACGTTATACCATAAACCCATACACTAAACCCTATacccaaactctaaatcataaacccatacactaaaccataaacccaaaccctaaacaatAAACTTAAACCCAAACggtataccataaacccaaactagaaaccataaacccaaaccgtaatcCCAAACCGTATACCGCTAACCCAAACATATCAAAACGCTAAACCATAAACCTAAACTGGATACAGCTAACCCAAACACTATATCAAAACGCTAAACCATAAACCGAAGcaataaaccataaacccaatcAATAAACacaaaccataaaccataaacccaaaccatacgCTAAAACCGATACCCATACGTTATACCTAAACCCAAACGATATACCCCACACTCTAAACAataaacctaaacccaaacgctataccctaaacccaaactggAACCATAAACCCAAGccgtaaaccataaacccataCACTAAACCCTATACCGAAACTGTAAACCCTTAACCCATACACTAAACCAtaacccaaaccctaaataataaacataaaccCAAACagtataccataaacccaaactggaaaccataaacccaaaccgtaaatcataaacccatacactaaaccctatacccaaactctaaatcctaaacccatacactaaaccataaacccaaaccctaaacaatAAACTTAAACCCAAACggtataccataaacccaaactagaaaccataaacccaaaccgtaatcCCAAACCGTATACCGCTAACCCAAACATATCAAAACGCTAAACCATAAACCTAAACTGGATACAGCTAACCCAAACACTATATCAAAACGCTAAACCATAAACCGAAGcaataaaccataaacccaatcAATAAACACAAACCATAAAcaataaacccaaaccatacgCTAAAACCGATACCCATACGTTATACCTAAACCCAACGATATACCCCACAATCTAAACAataaacctaaacccaaacgctataccctaaacccaaactggaaaccataaacccaagccgtaaaccataaacccataCACTAAATCCTatacccaaactctaaaccgtTAACCCatacactaaaccataaacccaaaccctaaataataaacataaaccCAAACagtataccataaacccaaactggaaaccataaacccaaaccgtaaaccataaacccatacactaaaccctatacccaaactctaaatcctaaacccatacactaaaccataaacccaaaccctaaacaatAAACTTAAACCCAAACggtataccataaacccaaactagaaaccataaacccaaaccgtaatcCCAAACCGTATACAGGTAACCCAAACATAAATATTTCGAAggaaaaccctaaatccaaaccatacgctaaaacctaaacccaaactctaaaccctaaacccatacactaaaccataaacccaaaccctaaacaataaacctaaacccaaacggTAACCGTTTaacataaacccaaaccgtataccacTAAACCCAAAAATAGACATTTTGAAGGGAAACCATACCATATTTCGTTTGGAATAGTTTACGTAAACCCGAACCATACACTAAACCCGCACCAAACGCTAAAcactaaatccaaaccctaaccAATAAACCTAAACTggaaaccataaacccaaactgcaaaccataaacccaaaccgtatactaCTAAACCCAAACATAGACATTTTGAAGGAAACCATACTATATTTCGTTTGGAATAGTATCTAAACGGAAATTAGGTTAGGTTTAGCTAACAGAACCAAATAAAGTAAATTGTAACAAGGTTACTCGGGATGAGTTCACGATCAAGTAGAGAAACAATTACATCATTGCATAAAAAGTCAGACAAATTTAGGAGCCAATGGAAAAGTTACTGAGGTGATCCGGATTGAAAGCAGCAAAAGCTTCAACTGCGTATGTCTGTGCTGCAATTGCAAGATTCTCTTCGGTGAGATTGGCGACCTGGGCAAGATTATTTGTTGCATGCAGTTCCAAGAGAATATGGGTTGCAACACACGATAATCCTGAGTCAAATTACAAGCGGATGTAAGCTACACAAACAAAATTCATGAAATGCACATATCTTCTATACCAGTTTCGTAAATAGAATGTAACTAACGTACCGGTTGGTTCACAACATAAGGGTAGATCAAGCCGGGTTATGGGAAGAGGTGATGCAACAGCTGCCTCGTTAACTGTTTTTCCCCCATTGTGACGTATAAGCAATGGCATCAAGAATATAAAAGGGGTAAGCAGTGCTTCCAATTGTGAATCCTGCACACAGGCAGCATTGCAGTCTAAAACGTGTATGCACCATTTCGATATATCAATGACAAGACCAATCCAATGCCTTCCGTCAACTTGAAATGGGCAGTATAGTGCTTTAACTTCGTTCCCCCAGCTCATATTTGGAAAGCATGGATCCCCAAAAATACTTGAGAAACTAAATTTGGCAATGTCTTGAACATGAATGAATTGCTGGTACTCCCCACGAAGCGCATGCACGAAACCGCCTGGCAAGAAATCATAAGATTTTATACCCTCTTTACGCAGCCTCATTCGAATAAATGTAACAACCAGGTCAGCGgcctgaaaaaaacaaaatattaggTGTCTAGcatgaaagaaaatattatagaGATTCGATTACCTTAATTGGTTGCGGCTGAGAAGATTCAAATAAGGACTTGAAAACAGAATTGTCAACAATAACACCTTCTCCAAGATTGTATTCCCTAGAAAGTGTTCCCATGTTAAAATCTTAAGGGTAGCGAAGAAAACATAAACGTAAGCAAACCTGTGCGTATGCATAACAGTGTTAAACCCAGCCAGACGGAATGCATTCAGACGATCTAACGGAGAAAATCCCCCAACCAAAGGGCCAACGATTGTAGGTGTCTCAAATGTCGATGTGGGTTTGGTCGGTGAGCAATTTGAAGAGGGACACGCATCTGGAACAGGCGGAGATCCACTTTGCAACTTCGGTTTACGCGTGGCATTAttctttcttcctcttcctcgacCCTTTCCCGGCTGAACCAATGGTGCTGGAGATGACAACCTCACCGATTGAAAACGAAGCCTTTTGCTAGCCCTCTTCTCCACAAATTCAGAGGATGACGGGTTTGATTTTCTTTCCCCTTGATCTGTTGGGCATGATAGAATAGGTGCTCCAACCGGGTCGGTTGGCAACGTTGGATCGGTTGGTAACGTTACATCAACAGGCGATGTAGCAACTATATTAGAAGAACTCTGTGGCACAGCCTCAACATCCATCTGTATAGGTGCAGGGGACGCAAATGGAGAAGAAAGCTGACTAGAGGCCAGCTTAGTAGGTTCATCATTGTCCGGATGGCTTTTATTTAGATTGTCACCGGAATCATCCTGAAAAAACGTTAAAAAATTAGAAGTCCCCTATAAGGTTAGTAACCTAAGTGTCCAACTCACATGCTCAGCATCCATCTGTATAGATTCAGGGAACTCCGGTGGAGAAGAAGGCTGACTAGAAGCCGGCTTAGTTGTTTCGTCATCGTGAGATGTGCCTTTATCTACATTGTCACAGGAATCATcctgaaaaaatataaacaatttatagaTGAAGCTCCCGGAGAAAGTATAGTTCCTGACAAAGGCAATGAAACTGAACTATATCCATCCTAAATATAGTATAGTCCGattgaaaaatataatcaatttcTAGTTTCAACATA
The sequence above is drawn from the Raphanus sativus cultivar WK10039 chromosome 7, ASM80110v3, whole genome shotgun sequence genome and encodes:
- the LOC108815793 gene encoding uncharacterized protein LOC108815793 gives rise to the protein MAFLLPNLSPSFLLQTGKSIKEKPISTHSLSISSSSSSSSSSYNFEEDSLSLLTLPVQAPPAPGAQVKTMPSGQDKHQQHGKDEFYINLGLAIRTLREDLPLLFTKDLNYDIYRDDITLVDPVNTFSGIENYKLIFWALRFHGKILFRDISLEIFRVWQPSENMILIRWNLKGVPRVPWEAKGEFQGTSRYKLDRNGKIYEHKVDNLAFNFPHQLKPATSVLDLVTACPASPNPTFMFGSSYSSSWIEFYQAVRRTLDKQQEQILVQDRFVICS
- the LOC108815478 gene encoding uncharacterized protein LOC108815478 produces the protein MATSISDYSDANSFRLSEGNKNGGPLCHCGRKTSLTKSWSDDNPGRLYFRCEVHTFVAWSDEEKACMWQKASLLEARDIMRRQRDEIRQLKAANAKLLRDWNTLQESQVRFDDDVPTVDPDKNLEVELIKAAAREKMIRHCLSISWVGFIVATAIIASRCFK